A stretch of the Malus domestica chromosome 08, GDT2T_hap1 genome encodes the following:
- the LOC103436459 gene encoding blue copper protein codes for MARIVGLVLVVAMVMMPRCLATVYTVGDSSGWASGVDYSTWTSGKTFKVGDSLVFNYGSGHTVDEVTDSDYKTCTVGNSITSDSSGTTTIPLKTAGTHNYICGSVGHCTMGMKLSVTVASGSTAAPSGNGKSTSGGSDGNSTITTPASTTKPSSTGDGSSHSSSLVVTLWSVISLVGFCMFLLI; via the exons ATGGCCAGAATTGTGGGTTTAGTCCTGGTTGTTGCCATGGTCATGATGCCAAGATGCTTAGCCACCGTGTACACCGTTGGAGACTCCTCTGGGTGGGCTAGTGGTGTGGATTATAGCACTTGGACTAGTGGCAAGACCTTTAAAGTTGGTGACAGCCTGG TGTTCAACTATGGAAGTGGGCACACGGTGGACGAAGTGACTGACAGTGACTACAAAACTTGCACTGTGGGAAATTCAATTACAAGTGACAGCAGCGGAACGACCACCATCCCCCTCAAGACTGCTGGGACTCATAACTACATTTGTGGCTCGGTTGGGCATTGTACGATGGGGATGAAGCTTTCTGTGACTGTAGCGTCAGGATCAACCGCAGCACCATCTGGCAACGGTAAATCAACATCCGGTGGTTCCGACGGTAACTCTACAATTACCACCCCCGCAAGTACCACCAAACCCTCATCAACTGGTGATGGGAGTAGCCACTCTAGCTCTCTTGTTGTGACTTTGTGGAGTGTTATTAGTTTGGTTGGTTTTTGTATGTtccttctaatttaa
- the LOC103436458 gene encoding uncharacterized protein, which yields MEGRVIKMAYARPKKTKIPPPSSEPKPITFNLYVENLPYEARSKDLKVLFKSEDYNVVTAEIVFQNNLRMSAGYGFVGFKTKAEAEAAHTGRCPLGNFCFLQLLMGRRIRVARGKQFVKVPKTESSKLGDKCTELNSSVEEDNTVVNDTN from the exons ATGGAGGGTCGTGTCATAAAGATGGCTTATGCCAGGCCAAAAAAGACGAAGATTCCTCCCCCTTCTTCGGAACCCAAGCCAATAACTTTCAATTTGTATGTGGAAAATCTGCCATATGAAGCAAGATCTAAAGATCTCAAGGTGCTCTTTAAGTCAGAGGATTATAATGTTGTTACCGCAGAAATTGTATTCCAAAATAACCTGAGAATGTCCGCAGGATATGGATTTGTGGGCTTCAAAACCAAGGCCGAGGCTGAGGCAGCTCACACGGGAAG ATGTCCCCTTGGAAACTTTTGTTTCCTGCAGCTGCTTATGGGAAGACGAATTCGTGTGGCACGTGGTAAACAATTTGTTAAAGTGCCAAAAACAGAAAGTTCTAAGTTGGGTGATAAATGTACAGAATTGAATTCTAGCGTCGAGGAAGATAACACAGTTGTCAATGATACAAACTGA